A single region of the Halonatronomonas betaini genome encodes:
- a CDS encoding S8 family peptidase produces MKKILILLLALALIFGSLALYYELQRGEEKPVIVYIIDASFNPMFGPTNRIQRPDDYRLRPGHGQLVREIIESSAGTSNLIIREREIQPISQAERRQQFEEFLQEIYFEQIVNQNKRVLINISLAFMDGNQVEEELFQNLKDMGITTIAAAGNSGDDYLYYPASYEGTFSITSGSRRGLADYATYNNRVDLAASGDVVRYLPGRMSSFQTITYRQAGTSFAAPRVTGLLAGILSRSSKDYSGEELIEIAKDNARIINDSISLISPNRLLYNTDNKFFWRQLYLRGVLILFAISIFPSWYLIKYKRLLIRYRNINSPEKYFVYFNKLNIKEAKKVKETIKESFEDKFDFNQFLDFLRYWLLKKKEDPEKLADKLLKHAPDYTDNLTNDCTFFKFTNEIESTASRNKIDQFSRFWLEILKQKEEWNRVKRFTIDNLETARDPWLIYYFLVTLIDLREQSYLSADEVENINNKLERIKKKDDPLIKESLILWYNKIE; encoded by the coding sequence ATGAAAAAAATCCTAATATTGTTATTAGCTTTAGCATTAATTTTTGGATCTTTAGCATTATATTATGAGCTGCAGCGAGGAGAAGAGAAGCCAGTAATTGTTTATATAATAGATGCAAGTTTTAACCCAATGTTTGGACCGACCAATAGAATTCAAAGACCTGACGATTACAGATTAAGGCCAGGTCACGGACAGCTGGTTAGAGAAATAATTGAGAGCAGCGCTGGAACCAGCAATTTAATAATTCGGGAAAGAGAAATTCAGCCTATCAGCCAGGCAGAAAGACGTCAGCAATTTGAAGAATTTCTCCAGGAAATTTATTTTGAGCAGATAGTAAATCAGAATAAGCGAGTATTAATTAATATAAGTCTGGCATTTATGGATGGCAACCAGGTTGAAGAAGAACTTTTTCAAAACTTAAAAGATATGGGAATTACAACGATTGCAGCTGCAGGCAATAGTGGCGATGATTATTTGTATTATCCGGCATCCTATGAGGGGACTTTTTCAATAACCAGCGGCAGCAGACGAGGATTGGCTGATTATGCCACCTATAATAATAGAGTCGATTTAGCTGCTTCTGGTGATGTAGTCCGTTATCTTCCAGGAAGAATGAGTTCATTTCAGACAATAACCTATAGGCAAGCAGGAACCTCCTTTGCAGCCCCCAGGGTAACTGGTCTCTTAGCTGGTATATTATCAAGAAGTTCTAAAGATTATTCCGGCGAGGAATTAATTGAAATAGCTAAAGATAATGCCAGAATAATTAATGATTCTATTAGTTTAATTTCTCCAAACCGCTTATTATATAATACAGATAATAAGTTTTTTTGGAGACAATTATATTTAAGGGGAGTGCTAATATTATTTGCTATTTCAATATTCCCGAGCTGGTATTTAATTAAGTATAAGAGGTTATTAATTAGATACAGGAATATAAATAGTCCTGAAAAATACTTTGTATATTTTAATAAGCTGAATATAAAAGAAGCAAAGAAAGTAAAAGAAACAATAAAAGAAAGTTTTGAAGATAAATTTGATTTTAATCAGTTTTTAGATTTTCTGAGATACTGGTTATTAAAAAAGAAAGAAGACCCTGAAAAATTAGCAGATAAACTCCTTAAACATGCTCCTGATTATACTGATAATCTAACAAATGACTGTACTTTCTTTAAGTTTACAAATGAAATCGAAAGTACTGCCAGCAGAAATAAGATCGACCAATTTTCAAGATTCTGGCTTGAAATTTTAAAGCAGAAAGAAGAATGGAATCGAGTTAAAAGGTTTACTATTGACAATCTTGAAACTGCTAGAGATCCCTGGTTAATATATTATTTTTTAGTAACTTTAATAGATTTAAGAGAACAGTCTTATCTTTCAGCTGATGAAGTTGAAAATATCAATAATAAATTAGAGCGTATTAAAAAGAAAGATGACCCATTGATTAAAGAATCATTAATATTATGGTATAATAAAATAGAATAA